GCTTAAGAGCTCATCCACATTTTAAGTCCTCTTTGTTGGACACTAAATCCACCGGCCGTTAGTTTTACAGCTCTGCACTGCCACAAAAGGAAGCCCCTGCAACGGCCCTTCATTCATGAGACGACGGACTTGTAAGTTAATCGCTGACcatttccaaaaaagaaaacgtgaaCACGGTGTCGACCTCGTTTGTTTCTCGAAATAACTTGACGCCCAGTCCGTCCATTTAACCGAAATGGTTTGCCCGTGTATACAAACGGCTTCGCATTGCATTGATACAAACACAGCACTttagcaaataaaaaagtgagcACAGTATTTGAATTGTCGTCTGAAAGACTTACTTGATGAGATAGAAAGTGCGATCGAACTTGAATCGTTGTAGAGACTTGATAAGAACAAGgcaacattttcttgtttcgtagcttttcaatcaaatacgGCGAGTCGTTTTGcgcttgaaataaattttccgaGTCAAGAGACTCGTGACGCAGGGAATTTGCTTGCGCTGGTGCATGTTCGAGTCTTGAGGCGTATTGGATTCGAAGCCGATTGAGACTATCCGAGAGACGGTCGTCATCAAGGAGAGTAGATCGTCTTCTCGGCCGCGCTCCGACAGCACGTAGCACAACGCCTGGACGAACCAAGATCCGTTAGTCGTATTGCGCCAGGAATAGAAACCTAAAAAGGCAACCGGGGCGCCCACAAAATGGCAATGGAGTAAGTCATTGGGAGTAAATTAGGTACGTTTTCACAACGTCATTTTTACCCGGAACAGTTGAATACGCAATCAGGAAATCCGCGTGAGTGGGTATTTTGTAAGCCACTGCACTGGGCGAATCGGTTTCTGTGACTCTGGGCAACATTGTTGTACCTGCATCCAATCTGTCCCCCTGGCAAGCCTTTTCAAAGTAAACCATAATTAACTCAAGGTATTTGGGGACAGTGaagtccattttttaaaagaatgtttacctgaataaagaaaagctTTGGTTTTCCAGCCAATGTGGGACATTGGTCAGACGTAAAGTGGGACCACAATTTTTCAGGTTTGTACTGTTGGTCTTTGGCATACAATATGCCATCATCACCATGGGACATCAATGCAACAAGAACACAATCATGTTCAGAGTGATCCTCACTTGCCACTGAAAAAAGTCATAGATATtacaaaactgaaaaaaattcaactatgGGAAATTACTtacatttaattatttcagTATTTAGTTCATTGAATGTCAGATCATTGAAATATGTGACATCAAAGTCCAGTTCCCTCAACCTCATGTACAGGTTGTCTCTGTCTTTAGATGTTCCAGCACGTGGTTTTAAATCAAGATTGGGGTTGAAGTTTTCATGATTAAAGATGCAAGCCTTTCCTCGCTTCACATGATTCATGTTATATGCTTCTGAGTCACGATCAACAGGTAGGAAAGCAAAACTTGGAAGGTCAGTATTCAAGCCAGGCcttcaaagacaaaaaataaatgtgattAGTGATTACTTGAGTGTCAAATAGttttaaaactttatttttttttacttactgTTTGAATTTAACATCAGGTTCATCATGTTTTGAACCCAATTCATTATTCTTAATTCCAACTTcctccattttattttacaaaacaaTATTATGCACACTTGTTGATTAGTGTTCAAGAATGACTCAACTTAGATGACTCAAACAGTTTTATACTATTTAGCAATAGATTTTTTCACAATCACAGCTTACTTGACAGTTCCTATCTCTATGCATTGATTTTAACGAATCTGCCTGCCTCCTTTATTCGAGTTGAAAAAGACATCAGCGCAACCTACCGACGAAATGAACAAGCAGTTTCCCGGACGGTTGGCGGGTTGGAGCaatctgtttaaaaaattaataatttataaatgattttttatcttttactagAATCAAGAGAAACACGTAGGCAATGGTGTGTTGAACCCCATAGCAATTGCATCGTAATGGTAATTTCGAATGCATCTCCTTGTTTTCAAAATGAGAAACTGCAAGTCTGGCATTTTTTGATCAAATAGTTTTATTGTTAGAAATCAGCAGAGAAAGTCAATTAGTAATTTTCAATCGCACAGTAAATAATTTCtgtcttgaattttaaatgaacattttcatttcgaaTCATCACACCAGCAACGTTTTTACAAACTGGGAAATGTCTTCTTCGAGCAGGAAACCATTAAATTGGTCGTATCCATATCCATTCAAATTCGTCCCTGGTGTCAAGGAATCAATTTCTAACCAGATTTGATCTCCCTTGCTCAAATTTAACGTTGACTGAAGGGAAATGGTTTCATACTGGTTAGCGGCGCTGATCTCGTCAGAAAAACTCTTTGCAGTTAGATCCCCGTTCTTGTACATAGAAACCTGACCATATTGTTGAGTCGAAGATCCGCTAAATTGTACCAGTCCCGTGAAGGAGAAAAAGTATTTGCCCGCGACCGGTGCCGTGAATTTGCCTGATGTAAAATTCATGGCTCCTCCCACGTTTAGTAGTTCAACGTCGAATGGAATGGGGATCTTAATTTCGCTAAGCTGTGCGTTTCTTTGAGCGTAGAAGTAGGTAGGTGATGATTTAACATCTGCGTAACCAATCCACGTCTGGAAACCTGCAATTTTTATTATGAATTACTATCTAGGACTATGAATCGTTGCAAGTTTACAATACGTGGGCTTGAATTGAAGCATTTTATACCTGGATCAGAGGGCAGTTTAGTAAAATCGCAATAAACAGTTTCAATCATTGCCGTTCCCATAACGGAATATAATCCGCTCAAGGTGTGCCCCTTTCTCCACAAATCTTCGCATGACTTTGGCATTCCAGTGATGCTCACTTGTCCGGTACATTCAAAACGGCCAAGTGTGTGGACACCTGACGAAGTCTCTAGTTGAGTTCGACCAAAATTCAGCCGAGTAATGGGCAGAATAGTTTTATCAGTAATGACTCCTGCGTTTGTTAAAAATAGTTGGTCGGTTATTTAACATTCAAAAGAATCTTTAAGATGATATTGAACCATTGTCGGATAACTGGATAGGCGCAGCAGAGTCGCAATTGCATTTGAAAGAAGTTTCGACGCAATTTCCATCGATCCCGCACTGGCAGGTGTGGGTGTCTGTGTTGTTGCCCGACCAGAAATATTTGGCAATGCCTCCTTTGTCGTTCCACCAACAATAAGAAACCCCGCCAatttcaaaaggagaaaagttgCAATCATACTAGATGcagtaaaaatattaatgCGATTATATTAGTTTCATCCATGCAAGTTTAAGGGAAACTTGTGTTACTAACTTTAATTATCTGATGACATTCCGCCGATAACTCAGCCAAAGCTGACATTTGTCTGCTAGTGGCGTTGTAGTTGATGGCTCTGGAATAACAACCAGGATCGGCGCAATGGCCCACGTTCAAAGGTCCTTCGCTATCGTGTGGGATGGATGTGGATTCTACATAAGTCAAGTTAAGTTAAATCTTTTCGAATATTCATTCAGATTCTGGGCCTTTTCTTGTTCGAACCTTTGATCATGTCGCAGTATACGTAAATGGGGTTGTCCCCAACTCCCTGACCGTCAGGATCGATCCAGGTCATTCCGGAAGTGAGAGATGGGTCTGCTAGATGAGCCTCTCTGCACGTTCTGTGGATGCTGCCACTCTTTCCACCTGACCTGATGGCGTTTACTGCATCGACGTATTTAAAAATGGATTTTGAGTTGACTACTCGTTCATTCTCCAGGGCGAGTTCCAACCTGGCAACTTTTTGTTCGAGCACTTCTAGCCTGGCGTCTTTGATTTCCAGTTGAACGACATTCTCTTTCAATACTTGTCTCACTTCAATCTTGTTTagatttaattcaattcattaCGAAAATTTATTGGTGAATCTGAGAGAAATTCTTACCAACTGATCAGATAATTGTTGCAAGCGCTCCTCTACAGAAAGGCCATTTGCGATCGTAATAGACCAGCataataaaactaaaattcCAACTGGTGATAGCGAAGCGAAGATGCGACCCatgttttctacttttttaaagaaagtgcACTAACTTCTGAATGATCCTTGCTTATAATCTTATACTATATGAGATCGATACCGGGTAGATAAGTGCGGGgaactaatatttttttgtgtgcgtGATTCTATGTGCGTTGTTTTTTAAGGTGCAAAAGTCAGATGTGTTTATTCGAATTCGAATGTGGGTCATGATTACTAATCAATTTGTGCAAGCAGTAAACAACCGAAAGTAAATGACGGTAATGAAACAGCAGATAACGttgcatataaaaaaattatcaatctTCAAAACATAAATTGGTTTACAAACTGGGAAATGTCTTCCTCTAGCAGGAAACCATTAAAATGGTCGTATCCATATCCATTCAAATTCGTCCCTGGTGTCATAGAATAAATTTCTAACCAGATTTGATCTcccttatttaaatttaacgtTGACTGAAGGGAAAGGGTTTCATATTGCGCTGCGGTGCTGATCTCGTCAGAAGAACTTAGTGCTGTTGGATCCCCATTCTTATACAAAAAAATCCGGCAATACTGTAGAGTCGCAGATCCCGTAAATCGTACCAGTCCCGTGAAGGAGAAAAAGTATTTGCCCGCTACCGGTGCCGTGAATTTGCCTGATGTCAAATTCATGGCTCCTCCCATGTTTAGTAGTTCAACGTCGAAGGGAATAGGAATTTTAGTTTCGTTAAAAGAGGAAGCGTTTCTTTGAGCGTAGAAGTAGGTAGGAGATGATTTAACATCCGCGTATCCGATCCACGTCTGGAACCCTGCAATTTTTATTATGACTTACTAACTAGAACCCTATGAATCGTTGCAAGTTTACAATACGTGGACTTGTATTGAAGCATTTTATACCTGAGTCAGAGGGCAGTTTAGCAAAATCGCAATAAACAGTTTCAATCATTGCCGTTCCCATAACGGAATATAATCCGCTCAAGGTGTGCCCCTTTCTCCACAAATCTTGGCATGAGGATGTCATTCCCGTTTCACTCATCTGCCCTGAACATTCGAAACGGCCCAGGGTGTGAACACCGGACGAAGTGTCCAGCTGGGTCCGTCCGAAATTTAGGCGCGTAATGGGCAAGATCTCCTTGTCTGTTATGACACCTGCGcgagcaaaaaaaattaacatcgataaatcattaaaaaatgaaataaaataagacgACAATTTTGAATCAGAATTAGTATTTAACTTACCATAATCGGTTAATTGCACTGGCGCCATGGAGTCACAATTGCATTTGACGGCGGCATCAACGCATTGTCCGTCAATCCCGCACTGACAAATGTGAACACTCGAATCACTTCCGGCCCAGAAATATTGCGGATTTCCGTCTTTGTCGTTCCACCAGGAGTAAGCGGCGTTACTGAACTCCAACGGGGCGAAGTTGCAATCATACTAAAGTTAAATAAATAGcgaattacaattttttttatgaatatcGATAAATAACGATAAATAATTATACCTTAATTGACTGCTGGCATTTTGCGGACATTTCAGCCAAGGCTTTCAGTTGTCTTATGCTGGTCCCATTGTAATTGATTGCCCTGGAATAGCATCCAGGATCAGGGCAATGGTCTACTTCCATTGGTAACTCACTATCGTGGGAAACGACAGTTGatcctatatatataaaatggCAAATTAGAAAATTATCCGAATTTCTAGAACTTGATTGTTTTATCATTTTACCTGTCGACATGTCACAAAAAACGGAAATGGGAGCTTCGCCAACTCCTTGACCGTCCGGATCGATCCAATACATTCCGGATGTCAGGGACGGATCAGTATCGTGAATCTCGTGACATGTTCTTGGCGTGTTGTTGTTCCCGGCTGCtacttgtattttttcttgacTTCGTAATTCAAGTTCCAGTCGGGCGACTTTTTCTTCCAACATTTTCTGTtgatgttcaattttttttaaaaagttaatcaaatattttaacGTAAAATTTAAGAATGGAGCAATTAAATTAGAAATCGAGTTCTTGCTTACATCTTTCGCTTCTAGTTGAGCATTTTTAGCTACGATGGCTACGATatcttcttttaatttaatctaaatgaaaacaaaatttaaaaataaaataataaaattaattaatttttcttgaacGAATTTGTCGGGgtagaataaaaaattcagactCGTAATTTAACTTACGTAATTTTCTCTTAGCCCTTGTAATTGCTCGTGTAATTCCTCCAAGGTAAAAGTAGCCTTGGCTGAGTAACTCGGCCAGGGTAATAATACCAGCAAACCAATTCGAATGATTCCTGTCGAACACTGAACCATTTTTACCTTCAAAGTTCAGGTTGGTCCTGTTTCTCGACTGCGAAACACAACGTTATTTATACCACGAAAAAAAGCTGCATTGAAGCGTACCAACTGTGGACTACGATCTTTATATTGGATAACGAAGTAAAAATGGGGTTGCTTCATCTTTGCCCAATCAAATTAGCGTTCATTTCACTCCAGTATAAGCCTCGTTCTCAATACTCACGTGTCGTGATTGACCTCAACTTACGAAATGTGCCCGACATAATCGCATTCAAGAAATTTCACCTTTGGCTTTGACCTAGATTTGACAGGAGCCTGATATGACACATTCTTATCCAATTTTAGACTGATAAAGTGTAAGATAAATCGACTGATTGGTTGCAAAATCACACAGACAATTTGATCCATTCTCCGTTTATTCTTACGacgataaataaatatacattTAGTGAAATGGAAGTAGGAAGAAtccttaaattttatttttccgactGTTTCTTCTACGTAGATCGCTTTGATATCCttccatcaaaatgaaaagagcaaaaattccgaaaaaattctAATCATGGTTGaattaacctttttttattaaatagtaAATATATGTCATTTTTTAACCTCCGAGCTCCGACCCGTCAactttatcttgatttttttaaatgattgatCCCAAAACTATCACAACGACGTGATCAACAACGTCAATTTTTGTATAAagcttaaaaatattattttttaatgcgcAATAGAAAACTTTTACTGTCAAACTATTTATAGcgaaagaaaagttattaatTTTCATGCTACCTACAGTACTTTTTCTTCAACTGAGTAAAATGTTTATAAGcaatacattttaaaatgaagCGTTAACGAACGCTAAATTGCGCTGAAAGTTTTCAACGCACCAATCCGGACATGAAAATCAGGATAGAAGATATTGATACACAAATTATTCGATAGAGATTCTATATTTCTGCTTGTAAAATAGCTGGTAGCAAAAATATGTCAATTAACGCTTAAGTTACGAATTTAAAATAGCTTTGAGGGTTAGAATAGAACTTTTGTGCGGCATAAAACTACACATGGAGTACCGGTATTGTGTTTAATATCGGTTTCATAAAgctgaaaataaattatagtAACAGTGTCTAATATTTGATGTCATGGGTGCTTACGATCTCAAAATCGTGCAACATGACGTGTTTTAACGCTCGTTTATTAAAAACATGCCCTGCGGAGAAAGAAGGATTCATCAACGTTCACCTCGTAGCTCGTAAtataattgaattgatttaaatttttttttcctcattaatttatttgattgttttatctGCAAGATAGGCCTACTGGTTAAAAACCGTTGATCAGTACTATTACGGAGGTTATTAAAAACTTGTAgtttaaatcaaaaattttaaaatgttcgaTTTAAGAAATGAGAATAATTTAAGAAGTAGGgcctaataattttaaatcacAAATCAACCTTTCTGCATGTAGTTTGTCAATCGATATATATTGTTCTACTTCGAAGAGTGATATGACATCacatttgttatttaacaTTCCGATTATTCCGATCTCATGGGAGGGCAATcgatttcaatcattttttaattgttaataaTGTAGTTTCAGAATTTATTGACGATGCTGCAGAAATGATAGTTGATGCGAGAGAAACACTGGTATATTAGCCATTAGCCTATATACTACACGCTTGCGTGCTGCTGTTGAAGTGGAGTGTGGTTCAATCTCTCTGTGATTTTGTAGCAACGCTTCCATATCTCGCAGAGGCAAACTGTCGAATGGTACCGATAGAAAATGGCCAGTGGGGAGCTGATGTTGGTGATGATAGTCCATGGCCAATGACCGAAAAATTGAGATTGGACCGGATGGGCGTCCACTCGGCTCTTTTCCAACGTTATAATAGCCCACTGTGTACAGCAACATATACGAACAAAAAATCTTTAACGAGGGGCTCAATTAATGGGAATGTATCGTCGGTTATTCTCGCACCATCGCAAAGTTGGTGACCATTAGGAACGTGATGACTTCACGGCCAGGTTTGCGCTTCTCCTGTCGTCTGGTATAGAGATGTCGCTTGGAAGAGCCGAGAACAAACACGGTCTGAGCTACGGTCTGCACGACAGCCGTCAAGGCGTTGATCAACACCAAGATCCTGTCCGGATGATCGCTGAACTGGGTCCCCACGATGGTAAAGACGTTGTAAGAAATGACGCCGGTATGGGCGACGATCAGCAAAATGTTGTCGAGATCAAGCGAATGAGATGCATCAAATTGCAACTGGCTCACCTGATTGcatgacaaaaaaacaaaacaaacaaacaaacaaacaaatcagaagaatttgtttgttggcCGTTAACGTCATTAGATTTTTTGTACTTGAATGATCCCAATTATGACGGCGATTAACGTCGTCATGTAAAGAACGAACTCGGCCACATGGACGATGGTGATGGCCGTACTTTTGTAGTCCTCGCGATGGATGAGGACGAAAAATAGGATCATGGCCAAAATGCTCAACACCAAGACGAAGATTCCAAAGAAAAGTCCTTTATTGGCGTTTGTACAATCGACGGAATAGTGGTGCGGGGAACGACGTTGCGAACACGGGTAATAGCTTCCACCGGGCGTTCTCGGCGTACGGACGCCGGTCGGAGAATCTTTCACAATCACCAAACTTTTGTGACAATCTTTTCCTGTGTGCTTCCATATTTCGTACATTATAGCAGCGCATATGAGCGAATACTCAATGGCGCATGGAAACAGAAATGGACTAGCATTCTGCGTCAGTGTTCCCTTTATCCATAAAGAGTATCATAAtggattaattattttattactaaataagagaaaaaaaaagagaaatagtcAATGTCTAGTCTACCATTAAATCTGAACGATGGCATTCGTCCGACAACTCCTGCTTGACCAACCGATGATGTGGGGGCGAATGGAATTGACTTCCTTCCTGTTTGTTGGCATGATCCAAAGCGTTGCCGACGGTCTTGTTCAACCAGTGTCCAATAACCGCGGTTGAAACGTAAGGGGCGATCTGCGCTTCTGTTGCAAGACCGTTACGGTCAATTTTCAGTTTTCGCAAAACTACCTTTCATTAGCCTATATATTAACTCAACCTGCTATTTGTAAGGGCTCTTTAGCGTGTCCAGCAGACACCTGATGGTGGCCGTGTTCGGTTATGTGGCCAGCACCTCCTTGCTGCTCGAAGTTGAGGATCTCGTGTTTGGTTTCCTGGATGATGACGTTGAGCCAGACGCAGAGGTTCGTGGCTACGATGTGCATCATTCCAAAACGAGCCACAATGACGTTGCTGTTCTTGATAATCTGCATCTGCAATGCAACAGGCAATTAGccggtaatattttttaaaattattattcatttgtcAAATCCTCAATTAAATACCTTTGCATTAAGGAAAACGAAATACATTTGGAAAAATGTGAAGAGCATACGAGACGCCGGCTGGACAGCCATCATAATGTCATCGCACAATGGATTGGCTGACATTTCAAAGTATTGGGCGAATTCGAGCCCCGAATAGATCATTGATCCAACACCAAATACTGATGAAGAAGTGATGAGGTTTTTTGTTATAGAATTGAcaatatttcttatttttgtatgAGGGTCTTTAATGCTTACATACCGACGGCTCCCATGCGAAGGTAGAACGATCCGTGATTTGGGCTTCGTCTAGGATCGAGTTGTTTACCAAGAGTCACCCGTAGACGATTGGTCATGATATCCTCCATGGACAATACTCTATCGTTTTCGAAGGCACAATCGTCATCAGCCGTTGTTTGGGTTGTCTTTTTGTC
The sequence above is drawn from the Daphnia pulicaria isolate SC F1-1A chromosome 1, SC_F0-13Bv2, whole genome shotgun sequence genome and encodes:
- the LOC124321153 gene encoding caspase-1-like yields the protein MEEVGIKNNELGSKHDEPDVKFKQPGLNTDLPSFAFLPVDRDSEAYNMNHVKRGKACIFNHENFNPNLDLKPRAGTSKDRDNLYMRLRELDFDVTYFNDLTFNELNTEIIKLASEDHSEHDCVLVALMSHGDDGILYAKDQQYKPEKLWSHFTSDQCPTLAGKPKLFFIQACQGDRLDAGTTMLPRVTETDSPSAVAYKIPTHADFLIAYSTVPGFYSWRNTTNGSWFVQALCYVLSERGREDDLLSLMTTVSRIVSIGFESNTPQDSNMHQRKQIPCVTSLLTRKIYFKRKTTRRI
- the LOC124326824 gene encoding uncharacterized protein LOC124326824 — encoded protein: MGRIFASLSPVGILVLLCWSITIANGLSVEERLQQLSDQLIEVRQVLKENVVQLEIKDARLEVLEQKVARLELALENERVVNSKSIFKYVDAVNAIRSGGKSGSIHRTCREAHLADPSLTSGMTWIDPDGQGVGDNPIYVYCDMIKESTSIPHDSEGPLNVGHCADPGCYSRAINYNATSRQMSALAELSAECHQIIKYDCNFSPFEIGGVSYCWWNDKGGIAKYFWSGNNTDTHTCQCGIDGNCVETSFKCNCDSAAPIQLSDNGVITDKTILPITRLNFGRTQLETSSGVHTLGRFECTGQVSITGMPKSCEDLWRKGHTLSGLYSVMGTAMIETVYCDFTKLPSDPGFQTWIGYADVKSSPTYFYAQRNAQLSEIKIPIPFDVELLNVGGAMNFTSGKFTAPVAGKYFFSFTGLVQFSGSSTQQYGQVSMYKNGDLTAKSFSDEISAANQYETISLQSTLNLSKGDQIWLEIDSLTPGTNLNGYGYDQFNGFLLEEDISQFVKTLLV
- the LOC124320965 gene encoding proton channel OtopLc-like, translating into MTSLVCWEEVDEAGQSKNDVVLDAGVTGFKNTKKRPSLEFIYTTVKNLAQNTTSRPSSPKATEVKSKEKISAVRDGNKTNESKPEKVPAKSHKSGTLVESGSSTDAEEAERERESLLKPAKEKPIQVGESQILRNENQNTLATNQTSELITINGRMSYLPPFGSQDTAITKQRNHQEKVIELWKQHGKLATVDMLSALYGIMLVVMGVAFPTSQVISINVPSHYYEGFYAYLYFVAIGFFGYIYVLLKTQFNSLTLKRHWYQLTQRFKDKKTTQTTADDDCAFENDRVLSMEDIMTNRLRVTLGKQLDPRRSPNHGSFYLRMGAVVFGVGSMIYSGLEFAQYFEMSANPLCDDIMMAVQPASRMLFTFFQMYFVFLNAKMQIIKNSNVIVARFGMMHIVATNLCVWLNVIIQETKHEILNFEQQGGAGHITEHGHHQVSAGHAKEPLQIAEAQIAPYVSTAVIGHWLNKTVGNALDHANKQEGSQFHSPPHHRLVKQELSDECHRSDLMGTLTQNASPFLFPCAIEYSLICAAIMYEIWKHTGKDCHKSLVIVKDSPTGVRTPRTPGGSYYPCSQRRSPHHYSVDCTNANKGLFFGIFVLVLSILAMILFFVLIHREDYKSTAITIVHVAEFVLYMTTLIAVIIGIIQVSQLQFDASHSLDLDNILLIVAHTGVISYNVFTIVGTQFSDHPDRILVLINALTAVVQTVAQTVFVLGSSKRHLYTRRQEKRKPGREVITFLMVTNFAMWAIITLEKSRVDAHPVQSQFFGHWPWTIITNISSPLAIFYRYHSTVCLCEIWKRCYKITERLNHTPLQQQHASV
- the LOC124326839 gene encoding uncharacterized protein LOC124326839, which gives rise to MVQCSTGIIRIGLLVLLPWPSYSAKATFTLEELHEQLQGLRENYIKLKEDIVAIVAKNAQLEAKDKMLEEKVARLELELRSQEKIQVAAGNNNTPRTCHEIHDTDPSLTSGMYWIDPDGQGVGEAPISVFCDMSTGSTVVSHDSELPMEVDHCPDPGCYSRAINYNGTSIRQLKALAEMSAKCQQSIKYDCNFAPLEFSNAAYSWWNDKDGNPQYFWAGSDSSVHICQCGIDGQCVDAAVKCNCDSMAPVQLTDYGVITDKEILPITRLNFGRTQLDTSSGVHTLGRFECSGQMSETGMTSSCQDLWRKGHTLSGLYSVMGTAMIETVYCDFAKLPSDSGFQTWIGYADVKSSPTYFYAQRNASSFNETKIPIPFDVELLNMGGAMNLTSGKFTAPVAGKYFFSFTGLVRFTGSATLQYCRIFLYKNGDPTALSSSDEISTAAQYETLSLQSTLNLNKGDQIWLEIYSMTPGTNLNGYGYDHFNGFLLEEDISQFVNQFMF